A window of Raineyella sp. W15-4 contains these coding sequences:
- a CDS encoding MmoB/DmpM family protein codes for MTETELTKGILDNRPVSVDLQETENNRALIIAIEADNADLVINHFPGVVKLQSPGRLVINRESVEAQLGRSWETHEFQMAIITLSGNISEWDEDRIVISWGPRVDDEEDED; via the coding sequence ATGACCGAGACTGAACTCACCAAAGGCATCCTGGACAACCGGCCGGTCAGCGTCGACCTGCAGGAGACGGAGAACAACCGCGCTCTGATCATCGCCATCGAGGCCGACAACGCCGACCTGGTGATCAACCACTTCCCCGGTGTGGTGAAGCTCCAGTCCCCCGGCCGACTGGTGATCAACCGCGAGAGCGTCGAGGCCCAGCTCGGCCGCAGCTGGGAGACCCACGAGTTCCAGATGGCCATCATCACCCTCTCCGGCAACATCTCCGAGTGGGACGAGGACCGCATCGTCATCTCCTGGGGTCCCCGGGTCGACGACGAAGAAGACGAGGACTGA
- a CDS encoding YHS domain-containing protein translates to MTTTAPNQPNKAAAKPKKLSMKARYSALTRDLDWQPSYVSEEEMYPHTKYEGIKIHDWSKWDDPFRLTVDAYYRYQAEKDKRLYSVLDGFAQGQGHLTLAHASYLNAMKIFLGGVTPLEYQANRHFAYLARQFNGPGPRFAALCQSIDEMRHAQTEIHTLSNYNKFYAGFHNFLQQHDRVWYLSVTKSYFDDALSAGPFEFLIAIGFSFEYLLTNLLFVPFMSAASFNGDLPTMTFGFSAQSDESRHMTLGLEAIKFILEQDEANVPIVQEWVDKWFWRGYRVTGLVAAMLDYMLPRPVMSWKEAFELYFEQQMMNGLFPDLALYGIRPPKHVDQAIREKDHLSHWLYDTLYQFSHAANFTTTVPDEEHLDWLAQAYPDTFDQLYRDKWEEMRALDQAGKRFTYPGLPQLCQVCQVPMAFHADGDPATMAQFYSDHEGEHYNFCSEACKWIFDREPAKYRQAWLPVHQIYQGNCGGPTLPDVMAWYGYREGDSGEFVGSIDDQNWQKWHQQIEDKLGNAHEVETALDSEGVTAAAASVDASIGKDA, encoded by the coding sequence ATGACCACCACTGCTCCGAACCAGCCCAACAAGGCGGCGGCCAAGCCCAAGAAGCTCTCGATGAAGGCGCGCTACAGCGCGCTGACCCGTGACCTCGACTGGCAGCCGTCGTACGTCTCCGAGGAGGAGATGTACCCGCACACCAAGTACGAGGGCATCAAGATCCACGACTGGTCCAAGTGGGACGACCCGTTCCGGCTGACCGTCGACGCGTACTACCGCTACCAGGCGGAGAAGGACAAGCGGCTCTACTCCGTCCTCGACGGTTTCGCGCAGGGCCAGGGCCACCTCACCCTCGCTCACGCCAGCTACCTGAACGCGATGAAGATCTTCCTCGGCGGCGTGACCCCGCTGGAGTACCAGGCCAACCGCCACTTCGCGTACCTGGCCCGGCAGTTCAACGGCCCGGGTCCCCGCTTCGCGGCGCTGTGCCAGTCGATCGACGAGATGCGCCACGCGCAGACCGAGATCCACACCCTGTCGAACTACAACAAGTTCTACGCCGGCTTCCACAACTTCCTGCAGCAGCACGACCGGGTCTGGTACCTGTCGGTGACCAAGTCGTACTTCGACGACGCGCTGAGCGCGGGCCCGTTCGAGTTCCTGATCGCGATCGGGTTCTCGTTCGAGTACCTGCTCACCAACCTGCTGTTCGTGCCGTTCATGTCGGCGGCCAGCTTCAACGGTGACCTGCCGACGATGACCTTCGGCTTCTCCGCCCAGTCCGACGAGTCCCGGCACATGACCCTGGGCCTGGAGGCGATCAAGTTCATCCTCGAGCAGGACGAGGCCAACGTGCCGATCGTCCAGGAGTGGGTCGACAAGTGGTTCTGGCGGGGTTACCGGGTCACCGGCCTGGTCGCCGCGATGCTCGACTACATGCTGCCGCGCCCGGTGATGAGCTGGAAGGAGGCGTTCGAGCTCTACTTCGAGCAGCAGATGATGAACGGCCTCTTCCCCGACCTCGCCCTCTACGGCATCCGCCCGCCGAAGCATGTCGACCAGGCGATCCGGGAGAAGGATCACCTGTCGCACTGGCTGTACGACACGCTCTACCAGTTCAGCCACGCCGCGAACTTCACCACCACGGTGCCCGACGAGGAGCACCTGGACTGGCTCGCACAGGCCTACCCGGACACCTTCGACCAGCTCTACCGTGACAAGTGGGAGGAGATGCGGGCCCTCGACCAGGCCGGCAAGCGGTTCACCTACCCCGGCCTGCCGCAGCTGTGCCAGGTCTGCCAGGTGCCGATGGCGTTCCACGCCGACGGCGACCCGGCCACGATGGCACAGTTCTACTCCGACCACGAGGGTGAGCACTACAACTTCTGCTCCGAGGCGTGCAAGTGGATCTTCGACCGTGAGCCGGCGAAGTACCGCCAGGCGTGGCTGCCGGTGCACCAGATCTACCAGGGCAACTGCGGCGGGCCGACCCTGCCCGACGTGATGGCGTGGTACGGGTACCGGGAGGGTGACTCCGGCGAGTTCGTCGGCAGCATCGACGACCAGAACTGGCAGAAGTGGCACCAGCAGATCGAGGACAAGCTCGGCAACGCCCACGAGGTCGAGACCGCCCTCGACTCCGAGGGTGTCACCGCTGCCGCCGCCTCTGTCGACGCCTCCATCGGAAAGGACGCCTGA
- a CDS encoding NADH:ubiquinone reductase (Na(+)-transporting) subunit F: MSHTVTVEPLGREVEVADDQTILEACLRAGVWLPHSCTHGTCATCKVEVLDGEVDHGESSSFALMDFEREEGKTLTCCARPQSDVTIEADIDIDEELEIHPVDDYTGTIVELTDIAHDIKRLRIELDRDLFFNAGQYLRVLVPGTDGIDRTWSMANPPTENRVVEFQVRNVPGGVATDGWLFKDAAVGDTVQLSGPYGRFVLRTWEEDTPVIMLGGGTGLAPLASMVKHALVDEAYEGHITLYAGGRTVADLYDVDFFRGLEEEYPDRFTFHPCVSAGAAPAGYRTGFVSTAMEEDYDKLTGYQGYMCGSPRMVEGCLKSFMSRRLFPRDIFHEDFFNEGDKQAGVSSPLIKR; the protein is encoded by the coding sequence ATGAGCCACACCGTCACCGTTGAACCGCTCGGCCGCGAGGTCGAGGTCGCCGACGACCAGACCATCCTCGAGGCCTGCCTGCGAGCCGGTGTCTGGTTGCCCCACTCCTGCACCCACGGCACCTGTGCCACCTGCAAGGTGGAGGTCCTCGACGGCGAGGTCGACCACGGCGAGTCCTCCAGCTTCGCGCTGATGGACTTCGAGCGCGAGGAGGGCAAGACCCTGACCTGTTGCGCCCGGCCGCAGAGCGACGTCACCATCGAGGCCGACATCGACATCGACGAGGAGTTGGAGATCCACCCGGTCGACGACTACACCGGCACGATCGTCGAGCTGACCGACATCGCCCACGACATCAAGCGGCTGCGGATCGAGCTGGACCGCGACCTGTTCTTCAACGCCGGGCAGTACCTGCGCGTCCTCGTGCCGGGCACCGACGGCATCGACCGGACCTGGTCGATGGCCAACCCGCCCACCGAGAACCGGGTGGTCGAGTTCCAGGTGCGCAACGTCCCCGGTGGCGTCGCCACCGACGGGTGGCTCTTCAAGGACGCCGCGGTCGGCGACACCGTGCAGCTCTCCGGGCCGTACGGACGCTTCGTGCTGCGGACCTGGGAGGAGGACACCCCGGTGATCATGCTCGGCGGTGGCACCGGCCTGGCCCCGTTGGCGTCGATGGTCAAGCACGCCCTGGTCGACGAGGCGTACGAGGGCCACATCACCCTCTACGCCGGCGGGCGCACCGTCGCCGACCTCTACGACGTCGACTTCTTCCGCGGCCTGGAGGAGGAGTACCCCGACCGGTTCACCTTCCACCCGTGCGTCTCCGCCGGGGCGGCCCCGGCGGGTTACCGCACCGGCTTCGTCAGCACGGCGATGGAGGAGGACTACGACAAGCTGACCGGCTACCAGGGCTACATGTGCGGGTCGCCGCGGATGGTCGAGGGCTGCCTGAAGTCGTTCATGAGCCGGCGGCTGTTCCCGCGCGACATCTTCCACGAGGACTTCTTCAACGAGGGCGACAAGCAGGCCGGGGTGAGCTCCCCGCTGATCAAGCGCTGA
- a CDS encoding LON peptidase substrate-binding domain-containing protein: protein MRRLPLFPLGVVLFPGMPLQLQVFEPRYLRLLEDLSGRDPEEREFGIVAIREGSEVGTRRVHSVHSIGCAARLASARSLGERFVIRVIGTWRFRLDGVDAAAETPYATGLVTPLPEKHGDESQVAEHAREVRRALEAYATALNGEIPPLPEDPDELAYTVGALVPLSIPDQQELLAAPTTEDRLVVARDRLWREAGLIRATHSLPFRRNVGESSPN, encoded by the coding sequence ATGAGGAGACTCCCGCTCTTCCCGCTCGGGGTAGTGCTGTTCCCCGGCATGCCGCTGCAGCTGCAGGTGTTCGAACCGCGCTACCTCCGCCTTCTGGAGGACCTGTCCGGGCGGGACCCGGAGGAGCGTGAGTTCGGCATCGTGGCGATCCGCGAGGGCTCGGAGGTCGGCACCCGACGGGTGCACAGTGTGCACAGCATCGGCTGTGCCGCCCGGCTGGCGTCCGCCCGATCCCTCGGGGAGCGGTTCGTGATCCGGGTGATCGGCACCTGGAGGTTCCGGCTGGACGGGGTCGATGCGGCGGCCGAGACGCCGTACGCGACCGGACTGGTGACGCCGCTGCCGGAGAAGCACGGCGACGAGTCCCAGGTGGCCGAGCACGCCCGTGAGGTGCGACGGGCGTTGGAGGCGTACGCCACCGCCCTGAACGGGGAGATCCCGCCGCTCCCCGAGGATCCGGACGAGTTGGCCTACACCGTGGGCGCGCTCGTCCCGCTCAGCATCCCGGACCAGCAGGAACTGCTGGCGGCACCGACCACCGAGGACCGGCTGGTGGTGGCGCGGGACCGGCTGTGGCGTGAGGCGGGACTGATCCGCGCGACACACTCACTGCCGTTCCGGCGCAACGTCGGCGAGTCCTCGCCGAACTGA